From Enterococcus mediterraneensis, the proteins below share one genomic window:
- the rpmG gene encoding 50S ribosomal protein L33, translating into MRVNITLECTSCKERNYLSSKNKRNNPDRLEKKKYCPRERKVTLHRETK; encoded by the coding sequence ATGCGCGTAAACATCACATTAGAATGTACTTCTTGCAAAGAACGCAATTATCTATCAAGCAAAAACAAACGTAACAATCCTGACCGCTTGGAAAAGAAAAAATATTGCCCACGCGAAAGAAAAGTTACTTTACACCGCGAAACAAAATAA
- a CDS encoding GNAT family N-acetyltransferase has translation MDYHRITEARAADLQLPNEEFELFGRMLVSRRDEKWQYDTTFFETKETMRFPDEGYTYKEVDEKGFAIGAYEGQKCVGLAIFENQWGGYAYLQDLKVNKAYRNQGIAGKLIEKGRALAKENGYQGVFTIGQDNNLAACLFYLKQGFVVGGLNTQVYRHTQQEGKADIYFYLDE, from the coding sequence ATGGACTATCACCGAATTACTGAAGCAAGGGCTGCGGATCTGCAACTGCCGAATGAAGAATTTGAGTTGTTTGGACGGATGCTGGTCAGCCGAAGAGATGAAAAGTGGCAGTATGACACTACTTTTTTTGAAACGAAAGAAACGATGCGTTTTCCTGATGAGGGATATACTTATAAAGAAGTGGATGAAAAAGGATTTGCGATCGGTGCTTACGAAGGACAGAAATGTGTTGGCTTAGCGATTTTTGAAAACCAATGGGGAGGATATGCCTATTTGCAGGACTTAAAGGTCAACAAAGCATATCGAAACCAAGGGATCGCAGGGAAGCTGATCGAAAAAGGTCGAGCACTTGCAAAAGAAAACGGGTACCAGGGAGTGTTTACGATTGGGCAAGATAATAATCTAGCCGCATGTCTTTTTTATCTTAAACAAGGATTTGTGGTCGGTGGACTAAACACACAAGTCTATCGACACACTCAACAAGAGGGAAAAGCCGATATTTATTTTTATTTGGACGAATGA
- a CDS encoding DUF5052 family protein, which produces MKKWWLFAGLVLMTVSLSACQDVRMFFKGFEQSFKGLEMTVRTYDEESQVIDQIDGKSVMIERDKKFDTTNGESTDKGDVIKVTIGGNELHHVGSSMIIAEKGLENVFDAYTKKVDVTEMDRSIPILNSMLNEMKNSFTGKNKVILIRSQNGTPLATYAGDSVSTYKTDVPKSTGILIDGKYLFVYRCDYTIYDRALLN; this is translated from the coding sequence ATGAAGAAATGGTGGTTATTTGCCGGGTTGGTTTTGATGACAGTAAGCTTGTCAGCATGCCAAGACGTCAGAATGTTTTTTAAAGGCTTCGAGCAGAGTTTTAAAGGGTTGGAAATGACGGTGCGAACCTATGACGAGGAAAGCCAAGTGATCGATCAAATCGATGGAAAATCAGTGATGATCGAACGGGATAAAAAATTTGATACGACCAATGGAGAATCAACGGATAAAGGCGACGTGATCAAAGTTACGATCGGCGGAAACGAACTGCATCACGTGGGTTCATCAATGATCATTGCGGAAAAAGGTTTGGAAAACGTGTTTGACGCGTACACGAAAAAAGTAGATGTCACAGAGATGGATCGGAGCATTCCGATTTTGAATTCCATGCTCAATGAAATGAAGAATTCCTTTACCGGGAAAAACAAAGTGATTTTGATCCGCAGTCAAAATGGTACACCGTTAGCTACTTATGCGGGAGATTCTGTGTCTACTTATAAAACAGACGTACCGAAAAGCACCGGGATCTTGATCGACGGTAAATATCTTTTTGTTTATCGTTGTGATTACACTATTTATGATCGGGCGCTGTTGAACTAA
- a CDS encoding ABC transporter substrate-binding protein, with translation MKKITLKGLFFGALLSSVMLFAGCSASNSTTESTQTKTDALSHKVSIPEHPKRIIGSYLEDYLVSLDVKPVAQWTVGKGSIQHYLQDDLADIPTINFDLPYEDVLKFEPDLLLIESNSMVEGGKYAEYSKIAPTYVVKNGDKVTWQEKLEDIASVLGKTKKADQVIDTYEELVTTTKEQLKDKISGKSAAVLWVTNNSAFMVAENRSSGNLLYDQLGFEVPNLTKEISKSASSDWSPVSLEKLATLDADYLILVNSDKSAAMFEDQIWQNIPAVKAGNLWEFGPETSWLYNGPIAYTQMIEDIQEKLEK, from the coding sequence ATGAAAAAAATTACACTCAAAGGACTATTCTTCGGTGCCCTTTTAAGCAGCGTGATGCTTTTTGCCGGATGCAGTGCCTCTAACTCTACAACTGAAAGCACCCAGACAAAAACAGACGCACTGTCACATAAAGTTTCGATCCCTGAACATCCTAAACGTATTATCGGCAGCTATCTTGAGGATTATCTTGTTTCTCTTGATGTCAAACCGGTAGCGCAATGGACAGTCGGCAAAGGTTCCATTCAACATTATCTGCAAGATGACTTAGCAGATATACCAACTATCAACTTTGATCTGCCTTATGAAGATGTTCTTAAATTTGAACCTGATCTTTTATTGATCGAATCCAACTCAATGGTAGAAGGCGGAAAATACGCGGAATACAGTAAGATCGCCCCTACCTATGTAGTAAAAAACGGTGATAAAGTCACTTGGCAAGAAAAACTTGAAGACATTGCGTCAGTTTTAGGAAAAACAAAAAAGGCCGATCAAGTGATCGATACCTATGAAGAGTTAGTTACTACTACAAAAGAACAATTGAAAGACAAGATTTCAGGAAAATCCGCCGCTGTCCTTTGGGTCACCAACAATTCTGCTTTTATGGTGGCAGAAAACCGCTCTAGCGGAAATCTTCTTTACGATCAGTTGGGCTTTGAAGTGCCTAATCTGACAAAAGAAATCAGCAAATCCGCTTCTTCTGACTGGTCCCCCGTCTCATTGGAAAAATTGGCGACACTGGATGCTGATTATTTGATCCTAGTCAACAGCGACAAAAGCGCAGCTATGTTCGAAGATCAAATCTGGCAAAACATCCCCGCCGTCAAAGCTGGGAACCTCTGGGAATTTGGTCCTGAAACCAGCTGGTTATATAACGGACCGATCGCCTATACACAAATGATTGAAGATATTCAGGAAAAACTGGAAAAATAA
- a CDS encoding ABC transporter ATP-binding protein — protein sequence MTELKTIDLSVGYQKHTIIKQLTLAIPEGQIVGVIGPNGSGKSTLLKALARVLLPQKGTVLLDGEDIQTLATKEVAKKISLLTQTSESTVDLSVEELVAYGRFPYQKGFGQLSAQDQEAIQWAIEATGLSDLQTVPIHALSGGQKQRVWIAMALAQDTDIVILDEPTTFLDPAHQLEVLQLLQTINQRHGKTILLSIHDLNLASRFCDHLYALKDGELLTCGTPEEVLTKEWLGQLFAIDAQLTTFPNSTKPLVLSYELRGIGA from the coding sequence ATGACGGAATTAAAGACGATTGATCTATCTGTCGGTTATCAAAAACATACAATTATCAAACAATTGACGCTGGCGATCCCTGAAGGACAAATCGTTGGGGTGATCGGTCCGAATGGGAGCGGAAAATCAACATTGTTGAAAGCGTTGGCTCGAGTTCTGCTTCCACAAAAAGGTACCGTTCTTTTAGATGGAGAAGATATCCAAACACTTGCTACAAAAGAAGTGGCTAAGAAAATCTCGTTGCTTACTCAAACCAGTGAAAGTACAGTGGATCTTTCAGTTGAAGAACTTGTTGCTTACGGGCGTTTTCCGTATCAAAAAGGATTTGGACAATTGTCTGCACAAGATCAGGAAGCGATCCAATGGGCGATCGAAGCGACGGGATTATCCGATTTGCAGACGGTTCCTATCCATGCTCTTTCCGGCGGGCAAAAGCAGCGTGTTTGGATCGCGATGGCATTGGCGCAAGACACGGATATTGTGATTCTTGATGAACCTACCACATTTTTGGACCCTGCTCATCAATTGGAAGTTTTGCAACTGCTGCAAACGATCAACCAGCGCCATGGGAAAACGATTCTTTTATCGATCCATGATTTGAATCTGGCTTCGCGATTTTGCGATCATCTCTACGCGTTAAAGGATGGAGAATTACTCACTTGCGGTACCCCAGAGGAAGTATTGACGAAAGAATGGCTGGGACAACTGTTTGCAATCGATGCTCAATTAACCACATTTCCCAATAGCACGAAACCGCTAGTCTTGAGTTACGAGTTGCGAGGGATCGGCGCATGA
- a CDS encoding FecCD family ABC transporter permease, whose amino-acid sequence MKSKRRIFLWGMLTAGIILFIFSLTNGAVSTSPNTVWSALFSFDPHDQMQQIIRNLRLPRVIAAFLVGSSFAASGALMQAVTNNPLADAGLLGINSGASLGLALSFVLFPNQSLGAVVFSFIGACFAAVCIYLVTRFSAQGISSVRLVLAGVAFSSFFSALSQSLSLFFDLQQDLAFWFVGGAASVTWTRLLQSLPIFLFALVGSLLIAVQLNVLSFGDETAISLGKKPTRIRGISLFLVVLLAGAAVSLVGPVSFIGLMVPHVVRRISSSYRYVVPFSIIGGGLLVMAADLAARLINPPFETPFGLLLSMIGVPFLLYQIRRSVR is encoded by the coding sequence ATGAAAAGTAAACGACGGATTTTTTTGTGGGGTATGCTGACAGCAGGTATCATTTTATTCATTTTTTCTTTAACAAACGGTGCGGTGTCAACATCGCCAAATACTGTATGGTCAGCGCTTTTTTCCTTTGATCCGCACGATCAGATGCAGCAGATCATTCGTAATCTTCGTTTGCCGCGAGTGATTGCGGCGTTTCTAGTAGGCAGTTCTTTTGCTGCTAGCGGCGCATTGATGCAGGCGGTGACGAATAATCCGTTGGCAGATGCGGGGCTACTTGGGATCAATAGCGGTGCTTCATTAGGATTGGCGCTTAGTTTTGTTCTTTTTCCTAATCAAAGTTTAGGTGCGGTCGTATTTTCATTTATCGGTGCATGTTTTGCGGCGGTTTGTATTTATCTTGTCACACGGTTTTCTGCGCAAGGGATTTCCTCTGTGCGTCTCGTATTAGCCGGAGTCGCGTTCAGCTCATTTTTTTCTGCGCTTAGTCAATCTCTATCACTTTTTTTTGATTTGCAGCAAGATTTGGCTTTTTGGTTCGTGGGCGGTGCAGCGTCTGTCACTTGGACCCGTTTGCTCCAGTCGTTGCCGATTTTCTTGTTTGCATTAGTGGGAAGTTTGCTTATCGCGGTACAGTTGAATGTCCTATCTTTTGGTGATGAAACGGCGATCAGTTTAGGTAAAAAGCCAACTCGTATTCGCGGTATTTCCTTGTTCTTAGTGGTCTTATTGGCAGGAGCGGCCGTTTCTTTAGTGGGACCGGTCAGTTTTATCGGATTAATGGTTCCCCATGTTGTCCGCCGGATTTCATCAAGTTATCGTTATGTGGTTCCTTTCAGTATAATAGGAGGCGGTTTGTTGGTAATGGCAGCAGACTTGGCGGCACGTTTGATCAATCCGCCTTTTGAAACACCTTTTGGACTGTTGTTGTCCATGATCGGCGTTCCGTTTCTTTTATATCAGATAAGGAGGTCGGTGAGATGA
- a CDS encoding FecCD family ABC transporter permease, protein MKKSLLLTGALLIVVLLSVMYGTTFLSLGDLQQILLGKASASQSLIFWNFRLPRTLIALIGGCGLAYSGFLLQGTTRNDLADGSILGINSGAGFLVLLYLGFFAQGSVLVLPILAIFGGILAAVIVFGLAFQQKQRLSMEKLLLAGIAVNAGFSALTLLVTIRISKDSYSFVTSWLAGSIWGTSWTSVSLLFPLIACFGLLAYRRVPLLPLLGLGEERAISLGIRITHERMLLLGLAATMAASCVAFTGNLGFIGLLAPHISKAWLKKESRQSFLVSGGIGSLLVLGADILGRLLLPSGEVPAGIVIAIIGAPYFLYLLIKAK, encoded by the coding sequence ATGAAAAAATCATTATTGCTTACAGGCGCCTTATTGATCGTTGTTTTGCTGAGTGTAATGTATGGGACGACTTTTTTGAGTTTAGGAGATTTACAGCAGATACTTTTAGGAAAAGCTTCGGCGTCTCAATCACTGATTTTTTGGAATTTTCGTCTGCCGCGAACATTGATCGCACTTATTGGCGGCTGTGGCCTTGCTTACTCGGGATTTTTGCTGCAAGGAACCACTCGCAATGATTTAGCTGACGGCAGTATTTTAGGGATCAACAGCGGTGCAGGATTTTTGGTACTGCTTTATCTTGGTTTTTTTGCCCAAGGGTCTGTCCTTGTTTTGCCGATTTTAGCGATTTTTGGCGGTATTTTGGCCGCTGTAATTGTTTTTGGTTTAGCTTTTCAGCAAAAACAGCGTTTATCTATGGAGAAACTTCTCTTGGCAGGAATTGCTGTGAATGCGGGTTTTAGTGCACTTACGCTATTAGTGACTATCAGAATTTCAAAAGACAGTTATAGTTTTGTGACTTCTTGGCTGGCGGGATCGATCTGGGGAACATCGTGGACTTCTGTTAGTCTTTTGTTTCCACTGATTGCCTGTTTTGGTTTGCTGGCCTACCGGAGAGTTCCGCTACTGCCATTGTTGGGGTTAGGAGAGGAACGGGCGATCAGTCTTGGCATACGGATCACTCATGAACGAATGCTGTTGTTGGGATTGGCCGCGACAATGGCGGCAAGTTGTGTAGCATTTACCGGCAATCTGGGATTCATAGGTTTGCTGGCTCCTCATATCAGTAAAGCTTGGCTGAAAAAAGAATCCAGACAGAGTTTTCTAGTCAGCGGCGGGATCGGCAGTCTCCTGGTATTGGGAGCGGATATTTTGGGGCGACTGCTTTTACCAAGCGGCGAAGTGCCGGCAGGAATCGTTATTGCCATCATTGGCGCCCCTTATTTTTTGTATCTGCTGATCAAAGCAAAGTAG
- a CDS encoding 5-formyltetrahydrofolate cyclo-ligase, which yields MKKSLRIKGIQRLEKLADDDALKKAKEQQILADFFASSLWKESQTIGLIRSVGFEFSTTPVFARGFAEGKQMVVPKSLPDRRMVFYHVTPETRYEVSAFGVEEPVSEQVALKESIDLMIVPGLVFTSEGYRIGFGGGYYDRYLKDFSGKTCSLVFKEQFDDTWKPESFDVPIMKIFTDK from the coding sequence ATGAAAAAGAGTTTACGTATAAAAGGTATCCAGCGTTTAGAAAAGCTGGCAGACGATGATGCACTAAAAAAAGCGAAAGAGCAGCAAATCTTGGCTGATTTTTTTGCCAGTTCTCTTTGGAAGGAATCACAAACGATCGGATTGATCCGTTCGGTAGGATTTGAATTTTCGACAACACCGGTATTTGCCAGAGGTTTTGCTGAGGGCAAACAAATGGTTGTTCCCAAATCATTGCCAGACCGCCGAATGGTATTTTACCACGTGACTCCTGAAACCCGTTATGAAGTTTCTGCTTTTGGTGTCGAAGAACCTGTTAGTGAGCAGGTTGCCTTAAAAGAGAGCATTGACTTGATGATCGTTCCGGGGCTTGTTTTCACATCAGAAGGGTATCGGATCGGTTTTGGCGGCGGGTATTATGACCGCTATTTAAAAGATTTTTCCGGAAAAACTTGCAGCTTGGTTTTTAAAGAGCAATTCGATGATACTTGGAAACCGGAATCGTTTGATGTACCGATCATGAAGATTTTCACGGATAAGTAA
- a CDS encoding rhomboid family intramembrane serine protease — protein sequence MDYQTKMKIKRWMNKPFVTYGFLAIQTVVYAIITFFPVASLESRGVMFGPYIYFYHEYWRFVTPIFIHFSLLHFVVNSLVLYFIGQQVEAIYGHWRFFLLYLLSGVMGNAMSFAFNTAGIQSAGSSTSIFGVFGAFLLLGYYFKHNPAIQGMVRQFALFVGMSLLFGVFDRSIDMWGHIGGIIGGLLLGNMLTLPKNHGNFSIHARILSTLLFVFLLAVCILYGLRKYSLLF from the coding sequence ATGGACTATCAAACTAAAATGAAAATCAAACGGTGGATGAATAAACCGTTTGTTACTTATGGATTTTTAGCGATCCAGACGGTCGTATATGCTATTATCACATTTTTCCCTGTCGCTTCGTTAGAAAGCAGAGGAGTGATGTTTGGACCGTATATTTATTTCTACCATGAATATTGGCGGTTTGTTACACCGATCTTTATTCACTTCTCGCTGCTGCATTTTGTGGTTAATTCCTTAGTTCTGTATTTTATCGGTCAGCAAGTGGAAGCAATCTATGGTCATTGGCGTTTTTTCCTGCTTTATTTACTGAGCGGGGTGATGGGCAATGCTATGAGCTTTGCGTTTAATACAGCAGGTATCCAGTCAGCAGGTTCCAGCACATCGATTTTTGGGGTATTTGGAGCATTCTTATTGTTAGGTTATTATTTCAAACACAATCCGGCGATTCAAGGAATGGTGCGGCAATTCGCTTTATTTGTCGGAATGAGTCTGCTGTTTGGGGTCTTTGATCGATCTATTGATATGTGGGGACACATCGGCGGAATCATCGGCGGGCTGTTATTGGGCAATATGTTGACATTGCCTAAAAACCATGGGAATTTCTCCATCCACGCCCGGATTTTATCTACGCTTCTGTTTGTTTTTCTTTTAGCTGTCTGCATTCTTTATGGCTTGAGAAAATATAGTTTGCTGTTTTAA
- a CDS encoding YqgQ family protein yields the protein METLYDVQQLFKQFGIYIYVGKRLYDIELMIIELRKLYDGRLIDQDTYMTAWRILKREHRIEESREKG from the coding sequence ATGGAAACCTTATATGATGTTCAACAATTATTTAAACAATTCGGTATATATATTTACGTTGGCAAACGTCTGTATGATATCGAACTTATGATCATCGAACTCCGCAAGCTTTATGACGGAAGGCTGATCGATCAAGATACATATATGACTGCTTGGCGTATATTGAAACGAGAGCATCGCATTGAGGAAAGCCGCGAGAAAGGATAA
- a CDS encoding ROK family glucokinase translates to MDKKIIGIDLGGTTVKFAIMTLDGEIQQKWSIETNILDEGSHIVPDIIDSINHHLNLYGMKAEDFLGIGMGTPGSVDREQGTVIGAYNLNWTTVQPIRQQIEEGTGIQFTLDNDANVAALGERWKGAGENNPDVVFITLGTGVGGGIVADGNLLHGVAGSAGEVGHITVDPHGFECTCGKRGCLETVSSATGVVRVARHLAEEYAGDSELKKRLDDGQDITSKDVFELAEEDDQFALMVVDKVCFYLGLACGNLGNTLNPSSIVLGGGVSAAGEFLRSRVENYFNEFTFPQVRESTKIKLAELGNGAGVIGAGSLALQFAE, encoded by the coding sequence ATGGATAAAAAAATCATTGGTATCGACTTAGGCGGTACAACAGTAAAATTTGCCATCATGACATTAGATGGAGAAATTCAACAAAAATGGAGCATCGAGACCAATATTTTAGATGAGGGCTCTCATATCGTTCCAGATATCATCGATTCTATCAATCATCATTTAAATCTTTATGGAATGAAAGCGGAAGACTTTTTAGGGATCGGCATGGGAACACCCGGCAGCGTCGATCGTGAACAAGGAACTGTTATCGGTGCCTACAATTTGAACTGGACGACGGTTCAACCAATTCGTCAACAAATCGAAGAAGGAACCGGTATTCAATTTACTCTAGATAATGACGCCAATGTTGCCGCATTAGGTGAACGTTGGAAAGGCGCTGGGGAAAACAACCCAGATGTTGTCTTCATTACATTAGGTACTGGTGTCGGCGGCGGGATCGTCGCAGACGGTAATCTATTGCATGGTGTCGCAGGAAGCGCCGGTGAAGTTGGTCATATCACAGTAGATCCTCATGGGTTCGAATGTACTTGCGGCAAACGGGGATGTCTGGAAACTGTTTCCAGCGCGACCGGCGTAGTACGAGTAGCACGTCATCTTGCTGAGGAATATGCAGGTGATTCTGAATTGAAAAAACGTCTTGATGATGGTCAAGATATCACTTCAAAAGATGTATTCGAGCTAGCAGAAGAAGATGATCAATTTGCTTTGATGGTAGTAGACAAAGTTTGTTTCTATCTAGGACTTGCTTGCGGAAATTTGGGAAATACATTGAATCCTTCAAGCATTGTCTTGGGCGGCGGTGTTTCAGCAGCCGGTGAATTTTTACGCAGCCGCGTAGAAAATTACTTTAATGAATTTACATTCCCTCAAGTACGGGAAAGTACAAAAATCAAATTAGCAGAACTTGGAAATGGCGCAGGTGTGATCGGCGCGGGTTCCTTGGCATTACAATTTGCAGAATAG
- a CDS encoding rhodanese-like domain-containing protein: MSTLGWINVILLAILLAIGINELYLRIMLKRSAKVLTEEEFKEGMRKAQVIDVREKNEFDSGHILGARNIPYSVLTNSYSSIRKDQPIYIYDQKRSMSIRAVNKLRKQGFQDMYVLKGGYQDWTGKTKVKNS, from the coding sequence ATGAGTACTTTAGGTTGGATCAATGTCATTTTACTAGCAATCTTATTAGCGATCGGTATTAACGAATTGTATTTGCGGATCATGTTAAAACGTTCCGCAAAAGTATTGACAGAAGAAGAATTCAAAGAAGGCATGAGAAAAGCGCAAGTAATCGATGTTCGTGAAAAAAACGAATTCGACAGCGGTCATATTCTTGGCGCCCGCAACATCCCATATTCTGTGCTGACAAATTCTTACAGCAGCATCCGTAAAGATCAACCGATCTATATCTACGACCAGAAAAGATCAATGAGTATCCGCGCGGTCAACAAATTAAGAAAACAAGGTTTCCAAGATATGTATGTCTTAAAAGGCGGTTATCAAGATTGGACCGGAAAAACAAAAGTAAAAAATAGTTAA
- a CDS encoding DUF488 domain-containing protein, with protein MIKLKRIYEEAEDTDGYRVLVDRLWPRGIKKTDAALDSWLKEIAPSTDLRKWYAHDPEKFPDFKEKYLAELAQRPASEAVDELRNIIQKHDIVTLIYSAKTQTKNQAVVLKEYLDSELMKK; from the coding sequence ATGATCAAACTCAAAAGAATTTACGAAGAGGCGGAAGACACAGATGGTTATCGGGTGCTAGTAGATCGTCTTTGGCCGCGAGGAATCAAAAAAACTGATGCCGCATTGGATAGTTGGTTAAAAGAAATCGCTCCCTCCACGGATCTGCGGAAGTGGTATGCCCATGATCCGGAAAAATTTCCTGATTTTAAAGAAAAGTATCTTGCTGAATTGGCGCAGCGACCTGCCAGTGAAGCTGTGGATGAGTTGCGAAACATCATACAAAAGCACGACATCGTTACACTGATTTACAGTGCTAAAACTCAAACAAAAAATCAAGCAGTCGTATTAAAAGAATACTTAGACAGTGAGTTGATGAAAAAATGA
- a CDS encoding FAD/NAD(P)-binding protein, with protein sequence MKIGIVGAGPRGLSLCERLTANHQEGSLEIFLFDADGIGGKVWREDQSPYLMMNSVAQQVTLFTDATVKIKGKIKNGPDLFQWCKQYGSAFIEETAANPKIMLEEIKDLKEDGVVSRVMYGVYQRWFYQQIINELPSNCRINFLQGVVRSAEQVDEGYKVTVGNQEFFLDQLVLATGHWENEKNEEEQRFSDYAEKYHLFYQLPRNTADAEVEQILAGENVFLRGLGLAFFDYIECFALRRGGKFYRHNGKLRYQPSGKEPKVYAGSRKGIPYFPRGINQKERGVTAEAQFLTTDYLEQIRQTQNHQSDFFERLKKEVELVYYLRTLAAGKFSVDSEVFRQTFIHSSQDGLAMLPASIERWDWDKIADPAAYFEGPFEQASMNYLDWQIQEAAKGNLDGPIAAAVDVWKDLRDKVRFMLDHNLFSQKQLKTMWQWFTPLDAFLTIGPPLERSEELRALIEAGIFVLLPPKMTIDTEDGHFVSYYKEQKITGDYLIEARLPSNQLVHTTNPVLKSLRKQKLLTPFAYFDDLQTGAVTIERGTNRVIDEKGVVHKKLYCYGIPVEGEEWLTASVSRPETNAWNLRQADQIACLILYDK encoded by the coding sequence ATGAAAATCGGGATCGTAGGAGCCGGACCAAGAGGCTTATCTTTATGCGAACGTTTGACAGCAAATCACCAAGAAGGATCGTTAGAGATTTTTCTGTTTGATGCAGACGGAATCGGCGGGAAAGTTTGGCGAGAAGATCAATCGCCTTATCTAATGATGAATTCTGTTGCACAGCAAGTAACTCTTTTTACAGATGCTACGGTTAAAATAAAAGGAAAAATAAAAAATGGCCCGGACCTGTTTCAGTGGTGCAAACAATACGGAAGTGCCTTTATTGAAGAAACAGCGGCAAATCCGAAAATTATGCTGGAAGAAATCAAGGATCTGAAAGAAGATGGAGTAGTCAGCCGCGTGATGTATGGTGTTTATCAGCGGTGGTTTTATCAACAAATAATCAATGAACTGCCGTCAAACTGCCGCATCAATTTCCTGCAAGGAGTGGTGCGGTCTGCAGAACAGGTCGATGAAGGGTATAAAGTGACCGTTGGCAATCAGGAATTTTTCTTGGATCAGTTAGTGTTGGCGACAGGACACTGGGAAAATGAAAAAAATGAGGAAGAACAGCGATTCTCTGATTATGCGGAAAAATATCATTTATTTTACCAACTGCCCCGCAATACAGCAGATGCGGAGGTAGAACAGATTCTTGCCGGAGAAAATGTGTTCTTGCGAGGATTGGGGTTGGCCTTTTTTGACTATATCGAATGTTTTGCTCTGCGGCGCGGCGGTAAGTTTTATCGCCACAATGGAAAACTTCGGTATCAGCCCTCCGGAAAGGAACCCAAAGTCTATGCCGGTTCAAGAAAAGGAATCCCTTATTTTCCGCGGGGGATAAATCAAAAAGAGCGTGGTGTAACAGCTGAGGCGCAATTTTTGACCACCGATTATTTAGAGCAGATTCGGCAAACACAAAATCACCAATCGGATTTTTTTGAAAGATTGAAAAAAGAAGTTGAGTTGGTTTATTATCTGCGGACATTAGCAGCTGGAAAATTTTCTGTCGACAGCGAAGTTTTCCGACAAACATTCATCCATTCTTCTCAAGATGGGTTAGCAATGCTGCCAGCTTCGATCGAAAGATGGGACTGGGATAAGATCGCTGATCCGGCAGCTTATTTTGAAGGACCTTTTGAACAAGCGAGCATGAATTATCTTGATTGGCAGATCCAAGAAGCTGCTAAAGGAAATCTCGATGGACCGATCGCCGCGGCAGTGGATGTCTGGAAAGATCTGCGGGATAAAGTCCGTTTTATGCTAGATCATAATCTGTTCAGTCAAAAGCAATTGAAAACGATGTGGCAGTGGTTTACGCCGTTGGATGCGTTTTTGACGATCGGTCCGCCATTGGAACGAAGTGAAGAGCTGAGGGCATTGATAGAAGCGGGAATTTTCGTGTTGCTGCCGCCAAAAATGACGATCGATACTGAGGATGGGCATTTTGTCAGCTACTACAAGGAACAAAAAATCACCGGGGATTACTTGATCGAAGCCCGTCTGCCCAGCAATCAGTTAGTGCACACGACAAATCCGGTGCTAAAGAGTTTAAGAAAACAAAAACTGCTGACGCCGTTTGCCTACTTTGACGATCTGCAGACTGGTGCTGTCACGATCGAAAGAGGCACCAATCGAGTGATCGATGAAAAAGGTGTCGTACACAAGAAGTTGTATTGTTACGGCATTCCGGTGGAAGGAGAAGAATGGTTGACAGCCAGCGTCTCCCGACCAGAAACAAATGCTTGGAATTTGCGGCAAGCTGATCAGATTGCTTGTTTGATCCTTTACGACAAATAA
- a CDS encoding DUF3042 family protein has protein sequence MKKFASGILVGTLATVAAAAGFVLAVKKQVIDPIDEKEAMIDENRKKAMRKRIAR, from the coding sequence ATGAAAAAATTTGCATCTGGTATTTTGGTCGGCACTTTAGCGACTGTTGCTGCAGCGGCAGGCTTTGTATTAGCTGTCAAAAAACAAGTGATCGATCCAATCGACGAAAAAGAAGCAATGATCGATGAAAATCGTAAAAAAGCGATGCGCAAACGGATCGCCCGTTAA